A region of Staphylococcus sp. IVB6181 DNA encodes the following proteins:
- a CDS encoding amino acid ABC transporter ATP-binding protein has product MINIKHLKKNFGENEVLKDIELEVKAGEVVAIIGPSGGGKSTLLRCINLLEKPDGGQIIFEGTNILDKGVHVNELRQKMGMVFQNINLFPHKTVLENIMLAPKLLKHTDSQELKQEAQELLSKVGLAEKGDSYPSQLSGGQKQRVAIARALAMHPDVLLFDEPTSALDPEVVDDVLQVMKDLAKEGMTMVVVTHEMNFAKDVSDKVVFMADGVVAEAGAPSQIFGNPQHERTQQFLKRAL; this is encoded by the coding sequence GTGATTAATATTAAACATTTAAAGAAGAACTTCGGTGAAAACGAGGTATTAAAAGATATTGAACTAGAAGTTAAAGCAGGCGAAGTGGTTGCGATTATCGGTCCTTCCGGCGGAGGCAAAAGTACATTATTACGTTGTATTAATTTATTAGAAAAACCAGACGGCGGTCAAATCATTTTTGAAGGTACAAACATTCTTGATAAAGGTGTTCATGTAAATGAATTAAGACAGAAAATGGGAATGGTATTTCAAAATATCAACCTGTTTCCGCATAAAACTGTGTTAGAGAATATTATGTTAGCACCTAAATTGCTTAAACATACAGATTCACAAGAGTTGAAACAAGAAGCACAAGAGCTTTTAAGCAAGGTAGGTCTTGCGGAAAAAGGAGACAGTTATCCTTCACAATTATCAGGCGGACAAAAACAAAGGGTTGCCATTGCGCGTGCATTAGCAATGCATCCAGATGTACTGTTGTTTGATGAACCGACTTCAGCACTGGATCCGGAAGTAGTAGACGATGTATTGCAAGTTATGAAAGACTTGGCAAAAGAAGGTATGACCATGGTTGTGGTTACACATGAAATGAACTTTGCGAAGGACGTCAGCGATAAAGTCGTGTTTATGGCAGACGGTGTAGTAGCAGAAGCTGGTGCACCTTCGCAAATTTTCGGCAATCCGCAACATGAAAGAACACAGCAATTTTTGAAACGTGCATTGTAA
- the argC gene encoding N-acetyl-gamma-glutamyl-phosphate reductase — MIEVGIVGGSGYGAIELIRLLQHHPAVHIKYVFSHSKQNEPIKDTFSNLYHKDIMFTELDIDEVECDAIFFATPSNVCKKFVPDLLNKGIKVIDLSGDFRLQDPEIYRQYYGEYPLAQKWLKQAVYGLAEQQDNYQDVQLIANPGCFPTASLLALSPLIKAGVIDKKQIIIDAKTGVSGAGRTIKQQTHFPELNENFQAYAIGKHKHTPEINQFLIQLAGHEVKVRFTPHLVPMTRGILATCYVSFKRPVTEEAIRKLYQNEYDSQPFIRIRSSNNFPATKEVSGSNFCDIGLYVDETSQTGIIISVIDNLVKGASGQAIQNMNRLFGLNEQTGLNQTPVYQ; from the coding sequence ATGATTGAAGTTGGAATAGTAGGCGGAAGCGGATATGGGGCAATTGAATTAATCAGATTACTTCAACATCATCCTGCCGTCCACATCAAATATGTATTTTCACATTCAAAACAAAATGAACCGATAAAAGACACTTTTTCTAATCTGTATCATAAAGATATTATGTTTACTGAGTTAGATATTGATGAAGTGGAATGCGATGCGATATTTTTTGCGACACCGTCAAACGTGTGCAAAAAGTTTGTGCCTGATTTGTTAAACAAAGGTATTAAAGTAATAGATTTATCCGGTGATTTCCGTTTGCAAGATCCAGAGATATACCGTCAATATTATGGAGAATATCCATTAGCACAAAAATGGCTGAAACAAGCAGTATATGGTTTAGCTGAACAGCAGGATAATTATCAAGATGTGCAATTAATTGCTAATCCCGGATGTTTTCCAACAGCTTCATTATTAGCGTTATCACCACTTATCAAAGCAGGTGTTATTGATAAGAAACAGATTATTATCGATGCGAAAACAGGCGTTTCAGGGGCAGGGAGAACTATTAAACAGCAGACACACTTTCCAGAGCTGAATGAAAACTTTCAAGCTTATGCGATAGGCAAACACAAGCATACGCCAGAGATAAATCAATTTTTAATCCAGCTTGCAGGTCATGAGGTTAAAGTCAGATTTACACCGCATCTTGTACCGATGACAAGAGGTATATTAGCAACATGTTATGTATCGTTTAAACGCCCTGTGACTGAAGAAGCAATCAGAAAACTATATCAAAATGAATATGACAGCCAACCTTTTATCAGAATCAGATCAAGTAATAATTTTCCAGCAACTAAAGAAGTCTCAGGCAGCAACTTTTGCGATATCGGACTTTATGTTGATGAAACCAGTCAGACAGGTATTATCATCAGTGTCATTGATAATCTCGTAAAGGGTGCCAGCGGACAAGCAATACAAAATATGAATCGGTTATTCGGATTGAATGAACAAACAGGATTAAATCAAACACCCGTATATCAATAA
- the argJ gene encoding bifunctional glutamate N-acetyltransferase/amino-acid acetyltransferase ArgJ translates to MNTTQHAYKVIEAGDAASPKGFSSGGMHAGLKKKKRDFGWIVSEVPANAAGVYTVNPFKAAPLKVTEQTVKIHQTLRAIVVNSGVANSCTGPKGYRDALAMRSKAAQELEVPVNEVAIASTGVIGTLLPMDAIYYGCSKIKEAAYQNSQYFNEAILTTDTTAKHIAVEVEIDHQIVTIGGTAKGSGMIHPNMATMLGFMTTDAVIDSKHLQRLLKEVVDDTFNMITVDGDTSTNDMVLVLANGKVSTNPLTPEHPAWNQFKAAFLKVAKHLAIAIAKDGEGATKLVKVKVNGAPTKTIAGQTAKGIISSNLVKTALFGEDPNVGRLSSAIGNFYPNVRPNEVNIWLCGTLVVNNGLPADFNESDLKAQMGNSIIDITATIGKGKYEQEAFGCDLSYDYVRINASYRT, encoded by the coding sequence ATGAATACAACACAACACGCATATAAAGTGATTGAAGCTGGAGATGCGGCATCTCCAAAAGGTTTTAGTTCAGGCGGCATGCATGCAGGATTAAAAAAGAAGAAACGTGATTTCGGCTGGATTGTCAGCGAGGTGCCTGCCAACGCAGCAGGTGTCTATACAGTCAATCCATTTAAAGCAGCACCATTGAAAGTAACAGAACAGACAGTCAAAATACATCAGACATTACGTGCCATTGTAGTGAATTCTGGAGTAGCAAATTCATGTACAGGTCCAAAAGGCTATCGTGATGCATTAGCCATGCGCAGTAAAGCCGCTCAAGAACTAGAAGTACCTGTGAATGAAGTAGCCATTGCTTCTACAGGTGTCATCGGAACGTTGTTGCCGATGGATGCAATTTATTACGGGTGTTCAAAAATAAAGGAAGCGGCTTATCAAAATAGTCAATACTTTAACGAGGCCATATTAACAACAGATACAACTGCAAAACACATAGCTGTTGAAGTAGAAATTGATCATCAAATTGTCACGATTGGCGGTACAGCCAAAGGTTCAGGTATGATTCATCCTAATATGGCTACTATGTTAGGGTTTATGACTACAGATGCGGTCATTGACAGCAAACATTTGCAGAGACTGTTAAAGGAAGTTGTGGATGACACATTCAATATGATTACCGTGGATGGCGATACGAGTACTAATGATATGGTGCTGGTACTCGCTAACGGAAAAGTATCAACAAATCCCTTAACACCAGAGCATCCAGCTTGGAATCAATTTAAAGCAGCATTTTTGAAAGTTGCAAAACATTTAGCAATCGCTATCGCGAAAGATGGAGAGGGTGCAACTAAACTCGTTAAAGTAAAAGTAAACGGTGCACCGACTAAAACGATTGCGGGTCAAACCGCTAAAGGTATTATCTCATCAAATCTGGTGAAAACAGCTTTATTCGGTGAAGATCCTAATGTCGGACGCTTATCTTCAGCAATCGGAAACTTCTATCCGAATGTACGTCCTAATGAAGTCAATATTTGGTTATGCGGTACATTAGTCGTTAATAATGGATTGCCTGCAGACTTTAATGAATCTGATTTAAAAGCACAAATGGGCAATTCTATAATAGACATTACTGCCACTATCGGCAAAGGCAAATATGAACAAGAAGCATTCGGCTGCGACTTATCTTATGATTATGTACGTATCAATGCATCTTATAGAACGTGA
- the argB gene encoding acetylglutamate kinase codes for MKYIVFKIGGSIIEKMSLSVFEEIAESKKNGYFPIIIHGGGPMINKALKEQGIASEFENGIRKTDLATLKILVNTLLCKVNVDLVEQANTLSQQFIGINGAYFPLFKCHPFNKALGYVAVPDSVNTEALKQLCSAYIPIMASVGRYHNQFYNVNADTLAYKVASALKAPLVILSDIPGVLDNGKVIPTIQQENLDILIQSNIVCGGMIPKLKDASEALDEGCPKVMIVPGYEPHIIADYFKGHSIVTTIQK; via the coding sequence ATGAAATACATCGTATTTAAAATCGGAGGCAGTATCATCGAGAAAATGTCTTTATCTGTTTTTGAAGAAATTGCGGAGAGTAAAAAGAATGGCTACTTTCCCATTATTATTCACGGCGGTGGTCCGATGATTAATAAAGCATTAAAAGAACAAGGCATAGCATCAGAATTTGAAAACGGCATACGCAAAACGGATTTAGCTACACTCAAAATATTAGTGAATACGTTATTGTGCAAAGTCAATGTGGATTTAGTGGAACAAGCCAATACCTTATCCCAGCAGTTCATCGGGATTAACGGTGCTTACTTCCCATTGTTTAAATGCCATCCCTTCAACAAAGCACTAGGATATGTGGCTGTGCCTGACTCAGTTAATACTGAAGCATTAAAACAGTTATGCAGCGCTTATATACCGATTATGGCATCTGTCGGGCGTTATCATAATCAATTTTATAATGTAAATGCGGATACACTTGCTTATAAAGTTGCTTCTGCTTTAAAAGCGCCTTTAGTCATATTAAGCGACATTCCGGGTGTGTTGGATAATGGGAAAGTGATACCAACCATTCAACAAGAGAATCTGGATATATTAATTCAATCTAATATTGTATGCGGCGGTATGATTCCTAAACTTAAAGATGCTTCTGAAGCATTGGATGAAGGGTGCCCGAAAGTTATGATTGTACCAGGATACGAACCGCATATTATCGCAGACTATTTTAAAGGTCACTCCATCGTAACAACCATTCAAAAATAA
- the queG gene encoding tRNA epoxyqueuosine(34) reductase QueG, whose protein sequence is MVDNKQLKKEIIDFAHQIGIDSIGFTTADPFDELKQKLVDYHVKGYASGFEEPNIELRVNPKLSMPTARSIIAIAVGYPNKLKGAPKSVRGDRRGMFARASWGQDYHTIMRKRLDQLGAFIKEKVPDVEMLSMVDTGVLSDRAVAERAGLGFTGRNGFVINPDLGTWTYLGEMLVSIPFEPDDPLLDSCGDCTICVDRCPTGALVGDGQLNSQKCISFLTQTKGYLPDEYRYKIGNRLYGCDTCQQVCPKNRGINTEHDDIVLEPEILKPRLIPLLQMSNKEFKNTYGHLAGAWRGKKPIQRNAIVALAHFNETSAIPELKEVALNDPRPMIRGTAYWAIGQIAGEDERTFIETNFDDEEKEVQEEMLKGLEKRN, encoded by the coding sequence ATGGTGGATAATAAACAATTAAAGAAAGAAATAATAGATTTTGCGCATCAAATCGGTATCGACAGTATCGGTTTTACGACTGCAGATCCCTTTGATGAGCTGAAACAAAAGTTAGTAGACTATCATGTTAAAGGTTATGCATCTGGTTTTGAAGAACCTAATATTGAATTAAGAGTCAACCCTAAGTTATCAATGCCGACAGCAAGATCTATTATAGCGATAGCAGTGGGTTATCCGAATAAATTAAAAGGCGCACCGAAAAGTGTACGCGGCGACCGCAGAGGTATGTTCGCAAGAGCTTCATGGGGCCAAGATTATCATACAATTATGCGTAAACGTTTAGATCAGCTCGGTGCATTCATTAAGGAAAAAGTGCCTGATGTAGAAATGTTATCGATGGTAGATACAGGCGTATTGTCAGATCGTGCAGTCGCAGAACGTGCTGGACTTGGTTTTACAGGCAGAAACGGCTTCGTTATCAATCCAGATTTAGGCACATGGACATATTTAGGCGAAATGCTGGTCAGTATTCCGTTTGAACCTGATGATCCGCTGCTGGACAGCTGCGGTGATTGTACAATATGTGTAGATAGATGTCCTACAGGCGCTTTAGTAGGAGACGGTCAATTAAACAGCCAAAAATGTATTTCATTTTTAACACAAACTAAAGGCTATCTCCCAGACGAATACCGTTATAAAATCGGCAACCGTCTTTATGGCTGTGATACATGCCAGCAAGTTTGTCCAAAAAACAGAGGTATTAATACTGAACACGATGATATTGTATTAGAACCAGAAATACTTAAACCGAGATTGATTCCATTGCTTCAGATGAGCAATAAAGAGTTTAAAAATACTTATGGTCATTTAGCTGGAGCTTGGAGAGGCAAGAAGCCGATTCAACGCAATGCCATTGTCGCACTTGCACACTTTAATGAGACATCAGCGATTCCAGAGCTGAAAGAAGTAGCACTTAATGACCCGAGACCTATGATCAGAGGGACAGCGTACTGGGCTATCGGTCAAATTGCAGGCGAAGACGAACGCACCTTTATCGAAACTAACTTTGATGACGAAGAAAAAGAAGTTCAAGAAGAAATGTTAAAAGGATTAGAAAAGAGGAATTAA
- the trmL gene encoding tRNA (uridine(34)/cytosine(34)/5-carboxymethylaminomethyluridine(34)-2'-O)-methyltransferase TrmL, with product MTNHVVLYQPQIPANTGNIARTCAGTDTHLHLIKPLGFSTDDKMLKRAGLDYWVHVNITYYDSIEAFFEQTNGHYYLITKFGQTTFTDFDYSDSDEDHYFVFGRETTGLPDWVKEKYADTALRIPMNDHIRSLNLSNTAAILVYEALRQQNYPNLH from the coding sequence ATGACGAACCATGTCGTTTTATACCAACCCCAAATACCAGCCAATACCGGCAATATTGCGAGAACATGTGCAGGAACAGATACGCATTTGCATCTGATTAAGCCTTTAGGTTTCAGCACAGATGATAAAATGCTGAAGCGGGCAGGATTAGATTACTGGGTACATGTCAATATTACGTATTATGACAGTATCGAAGCATTTTTCGAACAAACAAATGGACACTATTACTTAATTACTAAGTTCGGTCAAACAACCTTTACAGACTTTGACTATTCAGATTCAGATGAAGATCATTACTTTGTATTTGGGCGAGAAACGACTGGATTGCCGGACTGGGTGAAAGAAAAATATGCGGACACAGCTTTAAGAATACCGATGAACGACCATATCCGTTCTTTAAACTTATCCAACACGGCTGCAATTTTAGTATATGAAGCGCTAAGACAGCAAAATTATCCGAATTTGCATTAG
- a CDS encoding 6-phosphogluconolactonase produces MAMNFKVFPTADKAARYSADIIRKTFNNNPTTIMGVHLADDNAPVLEDLKQNVLRNPVDFSQINILDYDENKSYYETLGVPSTQVYSLSYNDGVVDFIEENIKSKENKAKFTLQVLTINDKGSLDIAVKSGVMPAREVILVVTGPEKAELVKKLYEENGNSSYVPSDLKAHRMVNVILDEAAAEGLPEDVRHYFTERFS; encoded by the coding sequence ATGGCAATGAACTTTAAGGTTTTTCCAACTGCAGATAAAGCAGCACGTTATTCTGCGGATATTATCAGAAAGACATTTAATAATAATCCAACAACAATCATGGGTGTGCATCTAGCAGATGACAATGCACCTGTTTTAGAAGACTTAAAACAAAATGTGTTGAGAAATCCAGTGGATTTCAGTCAAATCAACATTCTAGATTATGATGAAAACAAATCATACTACGAAACATTAGGTGTGCCCAGCACACAAGTTTACAGCTTATCATACAATGATGGTGTCGTAGACTTTATCGAAGAAAATATCAAATCAAAAGAAAATAAAGCAAAATTCACATTGCAAGTTTTAACAATCAACGATAAAGGCAGCTTAGATATTGCAGTGAAATCCGGAGTAATGCCTGCACGTGAAGTGATTTTAGTCGTGACTGGACCGGAAAAAGCGGAATTAGTGAAAAAATTATACGAAGAAAATGGTAACTCAAGCTATGTGCCATCTGACTTAAAAGCACACCGTATGGTCAATGTAATTTTAGATGAAGCAGCAGCTGAAGGCTTGCCAGAAGATGTACGTCATTATTTCACTGAGCGTTTTTCTTAA
- the fumC gene encoding class II fumarate hydratase: MSVRIEHDTFGEIEVPGDKFWGAQTERSKRNFPVGKERMPIEVVYGFAQLKRAAALANFELGKLSEDKKDAIVFACDRVIKGELDEHFPLVVWQTGSGTQSNMNVNEVVSYVANDYLKKHGSEDTVHPNDDVNKSQSSNDTFPTAMHVALYHEIESNLEPALKQLRDTFEKKEKDFHDIIKIGRTHLQDATPIRLGQEISGWRYMLDKCEQLLGESKAHLLNLAIGGTAVGTGINAHPKFGDMVAANIKENTGYPFVSSENKFHALTAHDEVVQLHGSLKALAADLMKIANDIRWLASGPRAGLAEISIPENEPGSSIMPGKVNPTQCEMLTMVSVQVMGNDTVVGIAASQGNFELNVFKPVIMDNTLQSIYLLADGMRTFDENCAQGIEPIEENIDQYLNRSLMLVTALNPHIGYEKAASIAKNAHKQGITLKQSAIDSGYLTEEQFDEWIKPENMVEPKE, translated from the coding sequence ATGTCAGTAAGAATTGAGCATGATACTTTTGGAGAAATCGAAGTACCTGGAGATAAGTTCTGGGGTGCACAAACTGAAAGAAGTAAACGTAATTTCCCAGTCGGTAAAGAACGTATGCCGATTGAAGTTGTGTATGGCTTTGCACAATTAAAACGTGCAGCAGCATTAGCAAACTTTGAACTAGGCAAATTAAGCGAAGATAAAAAAGATGCAATTGTCTTTGCATGCGATCGTGTGATTAAAGGGGAATTGGATGAACATTTCCCATTAGTAGTATGGCAAACAGGAAGCGGTACGCAAAGCAACATGAACGTCAACGAAGTTGTCAGCTATGTGGCGAATGATTACTTGAAAAAACACGGCAGCGAAGATACAGTACATCCAAATGACGATGTTAACAAATCACAAAGTTCAAACGATACATTCCCAACAGCAATGCATGTCGCTTTATACCATGAAATCGAATCAAACTTGGAACCTGCGTTGAAACAATTACGCGATACATTTGAAAAGAAAGAAAAAGACTTCCATGACATTATTAAAATCGGCCGTACACACTTACAAGATGCTACACCGATTCGTTTAGGACAAGAAATCAGCGGATGGCGCTATATGCTCGATAAATGCGAACAATTATTAGGGGAATCAAAAGCGCATTTATTAAATTTGGCAATCGGCGGTACTGCAGTTGGTACAGGTATCAACGCGCATCCTAAATTCGGCGATATGGTAGCAGCAAACATTAAAGAAAATACAGGCTATCCATTCGTATCATCAGAAAATAAATTCCATGCGTTGACAGCACATGATGAAGTGGTTCAATTGCACGGTTCATTAAAAGCTTTAGCAGCTGACTTGATGAAAATTGCGAACGATATCCGTTGGTTAGCTTCAGGTCCGCGTGCAGGTTTAGCTGAAATCAGCATTCCTGAAAACGAACCAGGTTCTTCAATCATGCCTGGTAAAGTGAACCCGACACAATGTGAAATGTTGACGATGGTGTCAGTTCAAGTTATGGGTAACGATACAGTTGTAGGTATTGCGGCATCACAAGGAAACTTTGAATTAAACGTCTTCAAACCAGTGATTATGGACAATACATTACAATCTATTTACCTATTAGCAGACGGTATGAGAACATTTGATGAAAACTGTGCACAAGGCATTGAACCGATTGAAGAAAACATCGATCAATATTTAAATCGTTCATTGATGCTTGTGACTGCATTGAACCCGCATATCGGTTACGAAAAAGCAGCTTCAATTGCGAAAAATGCACATAAACAAGGCATTACTTTAAAACAATCAGCAATTGATTCAGGTTATCTGACTGAAGAGCAATTTGATGAATGGATTAAACCTGAAAACATGGTAGAACCAAAAGAATAA